The Aeoliella mucimassa genome includes the window GAAGTACCGCAGCCATTGTTCCCCTGCCTTGTCGCTTTGGAACGTGCGATGCGTCAGTCGATCGGTCTCGGCGACATCCACCTTCCAGCCATCGTCGGCTTGCCAGCGATAGGGCCAGCCCGCTTCGCGAAGCTTCCGCGGATTCCGCTGGTTGTCGTGCACTTCCTGACGCATTGCGTACGCGGTGGCTGGCGGCTTGCGGGCGATGGTGAACTGCTTCTCGCCAACGTGGCGGACAAACAGGTCGCCGCCGAAGATGCGAAGCGTCTCTTCCGGCAGCCCGACCAGTCGTTTGATGTAGTTCTGGGTCGCGTTGCCGGGATACTTGAAGACCACCACGTCCCACCGCTCGGGCTCCTGGAACGAGTACTGGAACTTATTGACGATAATGCGATCGCCGCTGTAGTTGGGCTCGTTAGCCGCCAACTTGGGAGCCACTTTGCTTTTGGCGGCCGCCTCGGTGTCGAAAGCCATCGTGTACCGGCACATCGGGCACATGCCGCCGACGCAGCGCTCCTGCTGCGGAGCCATGTCCTGCGAGGCATTCACCCGATAGCGGTGGCCGCACTGCGGGCACTCGAGGTCTTTGTGCACTCCGCGCAGAGCGGGCGACATACTGCCGGTGGGAATCACAAACGGCTCGACCACGAACGTGCGAATCAGAAACGCCAGGATGAACGCGATCGCGAGCGACTCGAAGGTCTCCCGCACCGCGCTTTGCGAAGGGTGGGCGTTCGGTTTCGGCGACTCCGCTTCCGGCTCCTTGCGCGAACTTGGCAAAGGAACGTTGCTGCCGGATTTCTTCTTGTTATTCTTCGCCATGTGGTTTCTCGAATCGTAGCTCTAGCGGGTCGTCGTCATGCAAACCGCAATTATCCCAGGGAATCTATTCGCTGGCTATGGCGGAATCTAGTCGAAAACTTCATTCTACCCCAATCGGCCGGCCAATTAGCAGTTTCGCCGGTAATTGATGGCTCGCCCACGTGCGGCTATCGGACGAAATGGCCACATTATCGCCGACTACGAACAGATTCTGCGGGCTCACCTGCACCCCCGCGGCAGGCCAGCGGTCCACGGGACGCGTATGGTAGTGGATATCTCGCCAGACGGTCAGGTCGGTTATCTCGACCTCACCAACCGCCTCGATCCGCAGCCCTGGCGGCCCCGGCCAGGGGGTCGATCGTGTTTGCTCGACGGTCTGCGAGCCATCGACTGCTAGCAACGCTTGGCGATCGAACAGCGACCACACCAGCGACACGCCCGACTCGCTCGCCCTGGAATCCGTTACTTGCGACGACTCGAGCCGAGTCCCTTCGCCGAACTCGGCAACAAATTGCAGGGTCGCCTGCGGACCCAATTTTGCCTGGCAGGTCACCATCAGGTCGAGCGCGATCGATCTCGGCAGCACCGCTGCCTGGTTCACTCCCAGGTGATTCAGCACGGCCAAATCGCCGATGGGGGCAAAGCAGAGCTGCGTGCTCGGGCCCTGGTGAGTCCACGTGCAGTGGTCGTAGCTCCAGCCATCCCGCGGAGCGAACCACGCCTGCAAGTCGTCGCGTTCAACGTGCACCGATTGTCGCAAGCGCAGTTGCTCGGACAGTGTTTTGCGAACGATCTGGTCGTCGATCACGAGGTCGCCTTTCTCGAAATCAACGTGCTCGCCTGGCAGGCCGATCACTCGCTTTATGCAGTAATCGGTCGGATGCTCCGGGCAGCGAAACACCACGACATCCCAACGCTGGGCGTCAAACATCTCGTAATGCACTCGATCGACCAGCACCCGCTGTCCTGCTGCGAGCGGCAACTGCTCGTCGACTTCGAAGATTTGCAAACAGTTGGGACACACCAGCCGGTTGCTCGCGGGGCGTTGGTCGAGCCCCACGGCAAACGCCAACTGGCAGTGAGGACACATGGCCTCGAGATGCGGCCCCAACGCGGTCGGGGCCATCGAGCTTCCTTCGATCGCGACCGGCGACACCACCCCTAGCACCAAGAAAGTTTCGCTGAGCGTCAGCGCGATCCCCAACAAAGCCATCGACCGCAACCAGGCGTGCAGCAGGTGATTCGGTTGATCGAGGGCCTTCATAGTGTCACAAACAACGGAGTCGAGATTGCCAGTGGAACCTCTCCATCCTACCCCACAGCAAGGGCTGTGGGAAACGAACCACCCGCAACGCCCGCTGTTATCGGGCGAATTGCTCGACTACCTGCTCGTACACTTGGGAAAGCTGCTCCACGTAGTTCGGCCAGTTGAACCGGGTGCGGCAGATCTCGTTGCCCCGGCGGCCCATCTTCTCAGCCCGAGTGCGATCGCCAAGCAGTTCGAGGATGGCCTCGGCCAACTTCCCCGGCGACATCGGCGGCACCAGCAGCCCGCTTTCGGCATGCTCGATAATCTCCGGCGCACCGCCTGCCTGGCAGGCAATCACCGGACGGTCGCACAACCCCGCTTCGACGTACACCAACCCAAACGGTTCGCGATGCGAGGGCAACGCCATGACGTCGACCGCCCGCATCATGTCGGGCACGTCGCGTCGGAAGCCCATCAACCGGAAGCGATCGCTGATGCCGAGTTCGTCGGCCTTGGCGGTGAGTTCCTCGCGGAGCAAGCCATCGCCGAAGCACCAGAACTGGGCGTTGGGCATTTCGCGGAGCACTTGCTCGGCAGCCACAATCAGCTCGCGATGCCCTTTTTTCACCGACAGATGGGCGAACGTTCCCACCACCGGGGTATCGTCGTCCACGCCGAACTCCTGCCGCACGTCTCGGCGACTGCGAGCGGCCATCACGTCGGCTGGCTCCACCGGCACGTGCAGCGCGGTGATTTGTCCCGCGTCGAAGCCTTTTTCAATCAGGTCTTCCTTCACCGCGTGCGAGCAAGTCACCAGATGCGATTGGCCACGATGCCAGTGCGCCGAGGTGAACCCATGCACGTGCCCCACGGTCGGAATGCCGCCGCAGCGTTCGAGCCAACAGCACCACCAACTGGCGGTCGACAGATGCGAATCAATCAGCGACGCCCCCGCCTCGCGGGCCGCGCGGGCCAGCCGCGACACGGCCAGCAAGTTCACCTTGCCGCCGATGCCGGCCTGCGCAAAGTCGATACCAGCTGCCCGCATTTCATTAATCGCGGGGCTATCGTTATTCACCAAACAGCGATGCTCGATGCGGCCCCCCTTGGCATGATTCAGCAAGCGGGCGAGAAAGGTCTCGGCCCCTGCCATGCGCGAAGGAGTAATCGCGTGCAACACGCGCATCGTGCCAGCCGGACCACTTGCCGGGGCTGGGGACCGACTGATTCGGCTCGGCCGACTCGTGGCTTGGGGGGCAATCGACATAGGAATATCTCGCTCAGAAAAACACGGAAGTGTAAGAGCAAACCAATGCTAGCCCGCCTTGCGGAGTCGACGATACAAGTAGGGATTCAACGTTGGGTCGTTGTACATTTTCATCTGCCGATAGACCTTCAGCTGCTTCTTGCCCTGCTGGAGATCGCCGAGCAGTTCGACCAGCGACTGCGAAAGATCAGCATGCTGCAGATGGCACCGGGCGATGCGCTCGGCCACCTTCTCGCGGTGGGCCTCGTCGACATCGGTGCGATCGAGCTGTTCGTTCATGTGATAGATGCGGAGCGACATGATCGACAAACGATCGACCGCGCTACCGGGAGTCTCGGTGTTCAGCCGAGCATCTTCGGCCGGAGCGACTCCTTCGGCCGTGAGCAGCTCGATGAGTGCCTCGTCGACCCGCTCGATGTAGTCGTTGCGATTCTGGTTGTAACCATCGATCGCTCGCTTGACCGCTGCAATCCGCTGATCGGTCACGTCGGGGCTACGAGCAATGTCTTCCTCGTGCCAGAGCAGAAAGTTGAATTGGTGCTGCTGGCAAACCGTGTTCAACAATCCCTCGTAGGGATTATCGGGGTCGACTTCGTGCCAACGCGCGACGGTATCGTGCTGCAACTGGGTGATAGTAGAGACAAGTTGTGCGGGATCGAACGACATGATGCGCTTCCTTGCGACATGGGCGTGACAAGTACCCCTAAGCGGGTGGTTTTTGGGCGGCAGGAGTGTAAAAGCTGCCAGCCGCACCGGCAAGATGGATTCGCGGCCATGCTAGCACTTACCCCGTGGCAGTGGCCCCCGGCGGCGGTGTGCCTCCCCCGGCTTCGACGTACGCACTTCGCTGCCGGGCGTAATCGTCGGCCGTGGGTAGCTCGGCCTCGTCGGCCCCGCCCGCCAGCGAGGCCTCGTGCAACCGCCGCAGCGCCGCTCGACACCAGCCGCACCCGGTGCCCGCCCCATGGCAGTCGGCCAGCTGCGACGCCGAGCGCGGACGCTCAATCCGCAGGTAGTTCAGCACCTTGCGTTTGGTCACGTGAAAGCACAGGCAAAGTTCGTCGTCGAGTTGCATATCACTCCCCCGCGGCGGGGACACCTTCCTGGACCGATCGTATCGAAAATAACGCAAAAAATGCACGATTCGAAATCGGGCGAAATCGCAATTCGCGAACGATTCGTGCGTTGCCATCGTAGCAACCATTGAATGCATCGCAAAACGACATTCATTTACCAATACCTATCCTTTACCCACATAGTCGAATCATGACCAACAAAAGACTGCTGGTGCCGCTGGCCTGGGTAGTGGTCGGCGCGATCGCTGCCACGGCTTATATCCACCGTCAAGAATTAGAAACGCCTGTCATGGCTCAAAGCCTCGCCACGTCGGCGGTATCGAGCCCCAAGCTGCCACAATCCGCATCCCCCAAAGCGGTGCTCACCCCCGAGGAGCTCGCCAACATCCGGGTGTACGAAGTGGCGAATCGCAGCGTGGTAAACATCGATACGCAGACCGAGCAGGTCGATCCCGTGTTCATGCGCCGCCGCGTGGGGCAGGGCTCGGGCTCTGGTTCGGTGATCGACAAGCAGGGCCACATTCTCACGAACGCCCATGTGATTGAAGACGCTCGCGTGGTGGAAGTCACCCTGTCGAGCGGGCAGACCTATCCCGCGGAAATCATCGGCCAGGACCGCGAGCACGACATCGCGGTGCTTAAGATCAACGCCCCTTCCGACGAACTGGTGCCGCTGCCGCTCGGTAAGAGCGAAGGCTTGCGGGTCGGCCAGCAGGTCTACGCACTCGGCAACCCGTTTGGCTTGGAAGGCACCCTGACCAAAGGCATCATTTCGAGCCTGAACCGCTCGATCGAAGGTCGCACCGGCCGCGAGATGAAGTCGCTCATCCAAACCGATGCGGCGATGAATCCCGGCAACTCGGGCGGTCCGCTGCTCGACTCCGGCGCACGGATGATCGGCATGAACGTGGCCATCGCCACCCGCACGGGACAAAACACGGGAGTCGGTTTCGCCATTCCCGTGAACCGCATCGCGACGATCGTGCCCGAGTTGATCGAACATGGGCGCATCGTGCGTCCCGACCACGGCATCGTGCTGTTCCGCGAATACACCGACCGCGGAGTGAAGATCGAACTGATCCGCCCAGGTAGCCCCGCCGCCGAAGCAGGACTGCAAGCGATTGTGCAATTCGAGACCCTGCGAAAAGGAAACATGATTTATCGCACGCGGACCTCCGACGTCACCCGCGGCGACTGGCTAGCCGCCGTAGATGGCAAACCGGTGGAATCGGCCAGCGATTTCCTGGCGATCATCGATGGCTACAAACCGGGCCAAACCGTCACATTAACCATCGTGCGTGATGGCCAGGAGAAACAGATAAAGATGACCTTAGGCGAGGCCTAGTCGATGCAGAGCCAACAAACACATCACGAAAGGAGGACCTAACCCAGACGCCCCATCGAAACATCAATCCATCCATGCCTTACTGGTCGTCGGCGTATCGCATTTGCGTTTCGACAATTTCGGCACGCTTGGAGAAAAATGCGTCGAGCACGACGGGATCGAAGTGAGTGCCGCGACTCTCGGCCATGATCTCAAAACAGCGATCGATGGGAAACGCTTGCTTATAACACCGCTTGGTACTCAGCGCGTCGAACACGTCGGCCACGGCAGTGATGCGACCCTCGATCGGGATGTCGTTCCCCTTCAGTCCAATCGGGTAACCAGAGCCATCCCATCGTTCATGATGGGTCAGTGCAATGCGAGTAGCCATGTCGAGCACCGGCGAGTTCGCCACCCCCAGCACCTTCGCACCGATATCCGCATGATGCCGAAGGGCGATTTCCTCTTGCGGCGACAAACGCTGCAACACCCGTTTACCAAGGCCAGCATGTTTTTGCATCACATCGAATTCTTCCTCCGTGAGCTTCCCCGGCTTCTTCAGCACCGCATCGGCGACACCAATCTTGCCGACGTCGTGCAGCTGAGCCGCCTGCTCGATGCAATCGATGAACGACGCGTCGAACTGCATGGCCTCGGCCACCAGTCGGGCGTAGCGGCCCACGCGTAGCACGTGATGGCCGGTGTCGTCGTCGCGGAACTCAGCCGCCCGTGCTAAACAGTGTAAGAGATCACGCCGAGATGCTTCGAGCTCGGCAGTGCGTCTCTGCACCGCTGCTTCCAACTCCCGCGACTGATCCCGCAACTGGTCCTGGTGACGCTTAAGCACCAGCAGGTTGCCCACCCGCGGAGCCAGCTCGCTCGGGTCGATCGGCTTGTTGAGCAAGTCGTTCGCCCCTCGCCGTAAGGCATCGACGCGAGTCTCCTGATCGGTCGACGCGGTCAGCACAATCACCGGAGTATGGCTGAGCGACGGCTGCTGCCGAAGCTCCGAGAGAATATCCAACCCACTAACATGCGGCATCATGAGATCCAGCAATACCAGATCAGGAGACTCCCCACGTATCAAGTCGATCGCTTCCCGCGAATCGGTCGTCGAAACGAAGCTCGTATAACCTTCAATCCGTAGCAGTCGCGAGACCACTTTAATGTTCACTGGTTCGTCGTCAATCACCACCAACTTGGCATCCGGCACCGGGCACGCCTGCAGTGGTTCGAGCCCCGCTTGCAGCGTTGGATCGGTATCGGTTGATGAAGCAAAGGCACTGGTCATGGTAGCTATCGCCGGGGCAGGGGGGATCGGTCGAGTCTTAGAGTACGAGTCGTTGTTTCAGTTCTTTGATTTCTTGCAACGGGGCGCTAATGTTGGCGACCTCCCCATCGCGGGCGTTCAGCTCCAACTCGGCGGCCGGGTTGGTGAAGCAGCCGAAACCAACGGTTCCCGCAGCTCCCTTCAGCCAGTGAGCCAGCTGAGCGAGTGCTTCCAAATCGCCGCTCTCCCATGCTTGCTGCATGGCGACCGACTTGCTGTCGAACGTATCGAGAAACTCCGACACAATTTCGCGAATCTCCGCATCGCTGGTCGGCAACAGCGAGCGAATCGGTTCGCCGGTAATCTGGGGAACGGCTGCCGAGGAGCTTGGAGTCTCAGCGGTGCATTT containing:
- the lepB gene encoding signal peptidase I codes for the protein MKALDQPNHLLHAWLRSMALLGIALTLSETFLVLGVVSPVAIEGSSMAPTALGPHLEAMCPHCQLAFAVGLDQRPASNRLVCPNCLQIFEVDEQLPLAAGQRVLVDRVHYEMFDAQRWDVVVFRCPEHPTDYCIKRVIGLPGEHVDFEKGDLVIDDQIVRKTLSEQLRLRQSVHVERDDLQAWFAPRDGWSYDHCTWTHQGPSTQLCFAPIGDLAVLNHLGVNQAAVLPRSIALDLMVTCQAKLGPQATLQFVAEFGEGTRLESSQVTDSRASESGVSLVWSLFDRQALLAVDGSQTVEQTRSTPWPGPPGLRIEAVGEVEITDLTVWRDIHYHTRPVDRWPAAGVQVSPQNLFVVGDNVAISSDSRTWASHQLPAKLLIGRPIGVE
- a CDS encoding glycosyltransferase, translating into MSIAPQATSRPSRISRSPAPASGPAGTMRVLHAITPSRMAGAETFLARLLNHAKGGRIEHRCLVNNDSPAINEMRAAGIDFAQAGIGGKVNLLAVSRLARAAREAGASLIDSHLSTASWWCCWLERCGGIPTVGHVHGFTSAHWHRGQSHLVTCSHAVKEDLIEKGFDAGQITALHVPVEPADVMAARSRRDVRQEFGVDDDTPVVGTFAHLSVKKGHRELIVAAEQVLREMPNAQFWCFGDGLLREELTAKADELGISDRFRLMGFRRDVPDMMRAVDVMALPSHREPFGLVYVEAGLCDRPVIACQAGGAPEIIEHAESGLLVPPMSPGKLAEAILELLGDRTRAEKMGRRGNEICRTRFNWPNYVEQLSQVYEQVVEQFAR
- a CDS encoding DUF4254 domain-containing protein, with translation MSFDPAQLVSTITQLQHDTVARWHEVDPDNPYEGLLNTVCQQHQFNFLLWHEEDIARSPDVTDQRIAAVKRAIDGYNQNRNDYIERVDEALIELLTAEGVAPAEDARLNTETPGSAVDRLSIMSLRIYHMNEQLDRTDVDEAHREKVAERIARCHLQHADLSQSLVELLGDLQQGKKQLKVYRQMKMYNDPTLNPYLYRRLRKAG
- a CDS encoding (2Fe-2S)-binding protein — encoded protein: MQLDDELCLCFHVTKRKVLNYLRIERPRSASQLADCHGAGTGCGWCRAALRRLHEASLAGGADEAELPTADDYARQRSAYVEAGGGTPPPGATATG
- a CDS encoding S1C family serine protease; amino-acid sequence: MTNKRLLVPLAWVVVGAIAATAYIHRQELETPVMAQSLATSAVSSPKLPQSASPKAVLTPEELANIRVYEVANRSVVNIDTQTEQVDPVFMRRRVGQGSGSGSVIDKQGHILTNAHVIEDARVVEVTLSSGQTYPAEIIGQDREHDIAVLKINAPSDELVPLPLGKSEGLRVGQQVYALGNPFGLEGTLTKGIISSLNRSIEGRTGREMKSLIQTDAAMNPGNSGGPLLDSGARMIGMNVAIATRTGQNTGVGFAIPVNRIATIVPELIEHGRIVRPDHGIVLFREYTDRGVKIELIRPGSPAAEAGLQAIVQFETLRKGNMIYRTRTSDVTRGDWLAAVDGKPVESASDFLAIIDGYKPGQTVTLTIVRDGQEKQIKMTLGEA
- a CDS encoding HD domain-containing phosphohydrolase, with amino-acid sequence MTSAFASSTDTDPTLQAGLEPLQACPVPDAKLVVIDDEPVNIKVVSRLLRIEGYTSFVSTTDSREAIDLIRGESPDLVLLDLMMPHVSGLDILSELRQQPSLSHTPVIVLTASTDQETRVDALRRGANDLLNKPIDPSELAPRVGNLLVLKRHQDQLRDQSRELEAAVQRRTAELEASRRDLLHCLARAAEFRDDDTGHHVLRVGRYARLVAEAMQFDASFIDCIEQAAQLHDVGKIGVADAVLKKPGKLTEEEFDVMQKHAGLGKRVLQRLSPQEEIALRHHADIGAKVLGVANSPVLDMATRIALTHHERWDGSGYPIGLKGNDIPIEGRITAVADVFDALSTKRCYKQAFPIDRCFEIMAESRGTHFDPVVLDAFFSKRAEIVETQMRYADDQ